One window from the genome of Pseudoalteromonas aliena SW19 encodes:
- the ycaO gene encoding 30S ribosomal protein S12 methylthiotransferase accessory factor YcaO: MTEKTFIKGKDRDLESSISTMQNKLKALNINVEEALWLNPVANCYSVHIKDSDCGVMFTNGKGATDKASIASALGEYFERLSCNYFFADFYLGEEFANGEFTHYPTEKWFEVEGDEVPQGIMDESLWDYFDPERELNASHLFDFNSGNDDRGICTLPYTRQRDNQDVYIPVNVIGNIFVSNGMSAGNTKFEARVQGLSEVFERAIKNRIIAEGICLPIVPEDVVKQYPKIHEACEELRSHGFHLRIADASLGGKYPVMSVTLINPTDGSVFASFGAHPSFEVALERTVTELLQGRRLDQLDVFQPATFDNDEVATPENIELHFIDSSGLISHDFFRAKADFEFVHWDFSGTTEQEYNFCTDLIHSMDHDIYIMDYTHLNVYACRILVPGMSDIYPVDELIWRNNNEGAKFRETFLSLDQYDAEQWMEIYDSLEEAGHSDIIRAAEFIGLATDADTPWHTLRIGELKAHLCLAAGSEEAIDWVDWILHTGQVNEEAMRHFRCLKAVLEIKYDDEREYADYQDALGLMFGANNVTLAIEIAEGEKQFNGLTFPGLSLKGFKKHAALLDGYRKLHVAKQNHWAREVSDS; encoded by the coding sequence ATGACTGAAAAAACATTTATCAAAGGTAAAGACCGCGACCTAGAATCGTCAATCTCTACCATGCAAAACAAGCTTAAAGCCCTAAACATTAATGTTGAAGAAGCGCTTTGGCTTAACCCTGTAGCTAACTGTTATTCGGTTCATATAAAAGACAGCGACTGCGGTGTTATGTTTACCAATGGTAAAGGCGCAACCGACAAAGCCTCCATTGCCTCAGCACTCGGTGAATACTTTGAGCGCTTAAGCTGTAACTACTTTTTTGCAGACTTTTATCTAGGTGAAGAGTTTGCCAATGGTGAGTTTACTCATTACCCAACTGAAAAATGGTTTGAAGTTGAAGGCGATGAAGTACCACAAGGTATTATGGATGAGAGCTTATGGGATTATTTTGACCCAGAGCGTGAGCTGAACGCATCACACCTTTTTGATTTTAACTCAGGCAATGATGATCGTGGCATTTGTACCCTGCCCTACACTCGCCAACGCGATAACCAAGATGTATACATTCCAGTAAACGTTATAGGTAACATTTTTGTATCTAACGGTATGAGCGCAGGCAACACGAAATTTGAAGCGCGCGTACAAGGTTTATCAGAAGTATTTGAACGCGCTATTAAAAACCGCATCATCGCCGAAGGTATTTGTTTACCAATCGTGCCTGAAGATGTTGTTAAGCAATATCCTAAAATTCACGAAGCGTGTGAAGAACTTCGCAGTCATGGTTTTCATCTGCGCATTGCCGATGCATCGCTTGGGGGTAAATACCCTGTAATGAGCGTAACGCTTATTAACCCAACAGATGGCTCTGTATTTGCTTCTTTTGGTGCTCACCCATCGTTTGAAGTTGCGCTTGAGCGTACCGTTACCGAGTTACTACAAGGTCGTCGTCTTGATCAACTAGATGTATTCCAACCTGCTACCTTTGATAACGACGAAGTAGCAACACCTGAAAACATTGAACTGCACTTTATTGATTCAAGCGGTTTGATTTCGCATGATTTCTTCCGTGCAAAAGCTGACTTTGAATTTGTACACTGGGACTTTAGCGGCACAACTGAGCAAGAATATAACTTCTGTACTGACCTAATTCACAGCATGGATCACGATATCTACATCATGGATTACACGCACCTAAACGTATACGCATGTCGTATTTTAGTACCTGGCATGTCAGACATTTACCCTGTTGATGAGCTTATTTGGCGCAACAACAACGAAGGCGCTAAATTCCGTGAAACATTCCTATCGCTTGATCAGTACGATGCAGAGCAATGGATGGAAATTTACGACAGCCTTGAAGAAGCAGGCCACAGCGATATTATCCGCGCCGCAGAATTTATTGGCTTAGCAACTGATGCCGACACACCATGGCACACACTGCGTATTGGTGAACTTAAAGCGCACCTATGTTTAGCCGCAGGCAGCGAAGAAGCCATTGATTGGGTTGACTGGATACTTCATACAGGCCAAGTAAACGAAGAGGCAATGCGCCACTTCCGCTGCTTAAAAGCAGTTCTTGAAATAAAATACGATGACGAGCGCGAATACGCAGATTACCAAGATGCACTAGGCTTAATGTTTGGCGCTAATAACGTAACGCTTGCTATTGAAATTGCCGAAGGTGAAAAGCAGTTTAACGGTTTAACTTTCCCTGGCTTATCGCTTAAAGGCTTTAAAAAGCATGCGGCATTACTTGATGGTTACCGCAAGTTACACGTAGCAAAGCAAAATCATTGGGCACGTGAAGTTAGCGATAGCTAA
- a CDS encoding penicillin acylase family protein: MFKLIKWLLLLTVILGLASTAVVYGVLSLSLPALDGNGRSNAVVEPVKISRDVLGQAVINASSRNDAAYGLGYAHGQDRFFQMDLLRRNAAGELSELFGKAALGLDKKMRFHQLRKRSQIILQTLPEADKQLLKSYAQGVNEGLAQVGYSSFEYLLTGATQKPWQSEDSLLVIFSMYLDLQSATFERDQALIQIEQAYTKQMVDFLTQPSKYQAALDGTKLAPYSADIPTLPTQTQHAVKSIEANQERGSNNWAVTGVLTKTGAGMLSDDMHLSMAVPVIWYRTQLNYMQNGAPTQVTGVSLPGAPAIVVGTNNNIAWGFTNGYLDTADWIALNDESKTWQVDESIALPDGEVENYSLILSEYGPVKYINEKPYALSWAAHQPYAVNMQLLKLEQAKTVDDALAVASDVGIPVQNLMVVDSLGSAAWKNMGGIPARKAPSQLGVNADDYSALWQQNELQRPFVKNPQSGRLWTGNSRVVSAEDNARFGNGGYALGARSSQIRDRLFEKQTFAESDFYALQLDNQARFLMPWHTLLLKQLKVDKTKNQQYITALENWQQCACSTSTGYTLVKRYRDEVINILFSNMEDQLNKQQGTLKYVKRDLEPAVWQLINNKPDTWINPQFKSWDAQLHGAFNQTITKLTEQFGNKVQSWQWGKVNELVIEHPFAKQMPLLAKLLNMPTAQGFGDSYMPAVQGRSFGASQRFIAQPGHLEHAIMAIPGGQSGHPLSEFYRAGFSDYVEGKHTPLLPQELIHQIVIEPTQ, encoded by the coding sequence ATGTTTAAATTAATCAAATGGTTACTGTTATTGACTGTTATTTTAGGGTTGGCGAGTACCGCCGTTGTTTATGGCGTACTTAGTTTAAGTTTACCCGCCCTTGATGGAAACGGGCGTAGTAACGCGGTAGTAGAGCCTGTAAAAATTTCGCGCGATGTATTAGGCCAAGCAGTTATAAATGCAAGCAGCCGAAACGACGCTGCCTATGGTTTAGGTTATGCGCACGGGCAAGACCGATTCTTTCAAATGGATTTACTAAGACGTAATGCCGCAGGCGAGCTAAGTGAATTATTTGGTAAAGCAGCGCTGGGCCTTGATAAAAAAATGCGTTTTCATCAATTGCGTAAACGCAGCCAAATTATTTTACAAACGCTGCCAGAGGCAGATAAGCAATTACTTAAAAGTTATGCGCAAGGTGTAAACGAAGGCTTAGCGCAAGTAGGGTATTCAAGCTTTGAATATTTACTAACCGGTGCAACGCAAAAGCCATGGCAAAGTGAAGACAGCCTACTTGTGATATTTAGCATGTACCTTGATTTACAAAGCGCCACATTTGAGCGCGACCAAGCACTCATTCAAATCGAGCAAGCGTACACAAAGCAAATGGTTGATTTTTTAACGCAGCCGAGTAAATACCAAGCCGCACTTGATGGCACTAAATTAGCGCCTTATAGCGCCGACATACCTACTTTACCAACTCAAACACAACACGCAGTTAAAAGTATTGAAGCAAACCAAGAACGCGGCAGTAATAACTGGGCGGTTACCGGAGTGTTGACTAAAACAGGCGCTGGTATGCTGTCGGATGATATGCATTTATCGATGGCAGTACCGGTTATTTGGTACAGAACACAGCTAAATTACATGCAAAATGGAGCGCCTACCCAGGTAACTGGCGTGTCGCTACCCGGAGCACCAGCGATTGTAGTGGGCACAAACAATAATATTGCATGGGGATTTACGAATGGCTATTTAGATACTGCCGATTGGATTGCTTTAAATGACGAGAGTAAAACATGGCAAGTAGATGAGTCGATTGCATTACCCGATGGGGAGGTCGAAAACTACTCATTAATACTCAGTGAATATGGCCCTGTAAAATACATTAACGAAAAACCTTATGCGTTGAGCTGGGCTGCACATCAGCCTTATGCCGTTAATATGCAGTTATTAAAATTAGAGCAAGCCAAAACAGTAGATGATGCACTTGCTGTAGCAAGCGATGTGGGCATTCCGGTGCAAAATCTTATGGTGGTAGATAGCCTTGGTAGCGCAGCGTGGAAAAACATGGGCGGTATACCGGCTCGTAAAGCGCCTAGCCAGCTCGGTGTAAATGCCGATGACTACTCAGCGCTTTGGCAGCAAAACGAATTACAACGGCCCTTTGTTAAAAACCCACAAAGTGGGCGATTATGGACTGGTAATTCTCGAGTGGTATCGGCTGAGGATAACGCGCGTTTTGGTAATGGTGGTTATGCACTCGGTGCACGTTCAAGTCAAATTCGCGATAGATTATTTGAAAAACAAACATTTGCTGAGAGCGACTTTTACGCATTACAACTTGATAACCAAGCTCGCTTTTTAATGCCTTGGCATACTTTGCTATTAAAGCAATTAAAAGTCGATAAAACTAAAAATCAGCAATATATAACAGCGCTCGAAAATTGGCAGCAATGTGCGTGTTCAACCTCCACAGGGTATACCTTAGTTAAGCGCTACCGCGATGAAGTGATTAATATTTTATTTAGTAATATGGAAGACCAACTAAATAAACAACAAGGCACACTTAAATACGTAAAACGAGATTTAGAGCCCGCAGTTTGGCAGCTTATTAATAACAAACCCGATACGTGGATAAACCCACAATTTAAAAGCTGGGATGCACAATTACACGGTGCATTTAACCAAACTATTACTAAGCTTACTGAGCAATTTGGTAATAAAGTACAAAGTTGGCAGTGGGGCAAGGTAAATGAGTTAGTGATAGAGCATCCGTTTGCAAAGCAAATGCCGTTACTTGCTAAGTTATTAAATATGCCTACAGCACAAGGTTTTGGTGATAGTTACATGCCCGCCGTACAAGGGCGTAGTTTTGGCGCATCGCAGCGCTTTATTGCTCAACCTGGGCATTTGGAGCATGCAATTATGGCTATTCCTGGTGGGCAATCGGGGCATCCCCTTTCTGAATTTTACAGAGCGGGGTTTAGTGATTACGTAGAGGGCAAACATACGCCTTTATTGCCGCAAGAATTAATACATCAAATAGTAATAGAGCCTACGCAATGA
- a CDS encoding MBL fold metallo-hydrolase produces the protein MKKILPALITGLLLSTSAQADEGPVTAQKLSDHVYVLFGQGGNIAASVGDDGIYIIDDQFAKLSDDIKKTISDLKPGSAEFVINTHHHGDHTGGNENFAKAGAHVIAHSNVHKRLEEQHGEGSDFLPRISFGHDLKLHFNNEHAHVVHYEHAHTDGDSVVFFSNDNIVHMGDIYFNFGSLPFVDVDSGGSVDGILAAVNDVVNQIDDNTKVIPGHGKVSDRSGLIAYGKLVQNAKDVMLKAMQNNARLEQVLKADPLAELGLEYAGWLPKEKVTTLFYRSLK, from the coding sequence ATGAAAAAAATACTACCCGCATTAATAACAGGTTTATTACTAAGCACATCAGCGCAAGCCGATGAGGGTCCAGTAACAGCACAAAAATTAAGTGACCATGTATACGTATTATTTGGGCAAGGCGGTAATATTGCAGCAAGTGTAGGTGATGACGGCATTTATATTATTGATGATCAGTTTGCCAAACTCTCAGATGATATTAAAAAAACGATTAGCGATTTAAAACCAGGCAGCGCAGAGTTTGTTATTAATACCCATCATCATGGCGATCATACCGGTGGCAACGAAAACTTTGCTAAAGCGGGTGCGCACGTTATAGCACACAGCAATGTACATAAACGTTTAGAAGAGCAGCACGGGGAAGGGTCAGACTTTTTACCGCGCATTAGTTTTGGTCACGATTTAAAACTACATTTTAATAACGAACACGCCCATGTCGTGCATTACGAACATGCACACACCGATGGCGACTCAGTTGTTTTTTTTAGTAACGACAACATAGTGCACATGGGCGATATTTACTTTAATTTTGGCAGCTTACCGTTTGTTGATGTAGATAGCGGCGGCAGCGTTGATGGTATTTTAGCGGCAGTAAACGATGTAGTTAATCAAATTGACGACAACACTAAAGTAATCCCAGGACACGGCAAGGTAAGTGACCGTTCAGGACTGATAGCGTATGGTAAGCTAGTTCAAAACGCGAAAGACGTAATGCTAAAAGCAATGCAAAATAATGCAAGGTTAGAGCAAGTACTTAAAGCCGATCCATTGGCAGAACTTGGTCTTGAATACGCAGGCTGGTTACCAAAAGAGAAAGTAACCACGCTCTTTTATCGCAGCTTAAAGTAG
- a CDS encoding carbon-nitrogen hydrolase family protein, with translation MSAEKTHLEICNLTREQYPQIKTLMDQAYPDLGGAWPSHTIFRLIDQFPEGQIGIVDDGVLVGLALSVQVDYTRFSNPHTYEDIADGHDRVFSDTDGDALYGLDVAISETHRGMRLGRRLYDARKELCRQYNLRAILAGGRIPCYYNHSSEMTPMEYIAKVDQRELYDPILSFQLSNDFQVKRLLKKYLPEDQESVGYATLLEWNNIMYEPTDTVLESTKSIVRVGAVQWQMRCVESVEEMLKQVEYFVDTVSDYKSDFILFPEFFNAPLMGLGNQSNQTEAIRYLAEYTETFKNAMSRMAIEYNANIITGSMPLAEDDKIYNVSYLCHRSGKIDEQRKIHITPHEQNDWVIQGGDKIAVFETDAGRVGIQICYDVEFPELSRILAKQGLDILFVPFWTDTKNSYLRVRHCAQARAIENECYVVIAGSVGNLPQVESLDVQYSQSAVLTPSDFSFPHDATLNEATPNTEMLLFSDLDMDKLKILHSEGTVRNLKDRREDLYEVILKKRDA, from the coding sequence ATGTCGGCAGAAAAAACCCATCTTGAAATTTGTAACTTAACCAGAGAGCAATATCCGCAAATTAAAACCTTGATGGATCAAGCGTATCCCGACTTAGGTGGTGCGTGGCCAAGTCATACCATTTTTAGATTAATAGACCAATTTCCTGAAGGGCAAATAGGTATTGTAGATGACGGCGTGCTGGTGGGCTTAGCGCTGAGCGTACAAGTTGATTACACACGTTTTTCAAACCCGCATACCTATGAAGATATTGCAGATGGTCACGACCGTGTATTTAGCGATACCGACGGCGATGCACTATACGGCTTAGATGTTGCCATTAGTGAAACCCACAGAGGCATGCGTTTAGGCCGTCGCCTTTATGATGCCCGTAAAGAACTGTGCCGCCAATATAACCTACGTGCTATTTTAGCGGGTGGGCGTATTCCGTGTTATTACAATCACAGCAGTGAAATGACGCCAATGGAATACATTGCAAAAGTAGATCAGAGAGAGCTATACGATCCTATTTTAAGTTTTCAGTTGTCTAATGATTTTCAGGTAAAGCGTTTACTTAAAAAGTATTTACCAGAGGATCAAGAGTCAGTTGGTTACGCCACTTTACTTGAGTGGAATAACATTATGTATGAACCAACCGACACGGTACTCGAGTCAACTAAATCAATCGTGCGCGTAGGGGCTGTGCAATGGCAAATGCGTTGTGTTGAATCGGTTGAAGAAATGCTAAAGCAGGTTGAATACTTTGTAGATACCGTATCTGACTACAAAAGCGACTTTATACTCTTCCCTGAATTTTTTAACGCACCATTAATGGGCTTAGGAAATCAAAGCAATCAAACTGAAGCGATTCGCTATTTAGCTGAATATACCGAGACGTTTAAAAACGCGATGTCGCGTATGGCAATAGAATATAACGCCAATATTATTACCGGCTCTATGCCACTGGCCGAAGATGATAAAATTTATAACGTGAGTTATTTATGCCACCGCAGCGGTAAAATAGACGAGCAACGTAAAATACATATTACCCCGCATGAACAAAACGATTGGGTTATTCAAGGCGGCGACAAAATTGCTGTATTTGAAACCGATGCAGGTCGCGTAGGTATTCAAATTTGTTATGACGTAGAATTTCCTGAGCTTTCACGCATATTGGCCAAACAAGGTTTAGATATTCTGTTTGTACCATTTTGGACTGACACTAAAAACAGCTACCTACGTGTTCGCCATTGTGCACAAGCCCGTGCAATAGAAAACGAATGTTATGTGGTTATTGCAGGCTCGGTAGGTAACTTACCTCAAGTAGAAAGCCTTGATGTGCAATATTCGCAATCAGCTGTATTAACGCCATCAGACTTTTCGTTCCCGCACGATGCAACACTTAACGAAGCCACGCCAAACACCGAAATGCTATTATTTAGCGATCTTGATATGGATAAGCTAAAAATTCTTCACAGCGAAGGCACGGTGCGTAACTTAAAAGATCGCCGTGAAGATTTATACGAAGTTATATTGAAAAAGAGAGATGCTTAA
- a CDS encoding DMT family transporter, which translates to MAWMYLIIAGLLEIGWPIGLKISQNPETRWQGIAIAITFMVASGFMLWLAQKQISMGTSYAVWTGIGAAGTFLVGILFYNDAATFGRIAGVLMIISGVITLKISS; encoded by the coding sequence ATGGCGTGGATGTACTTAATTATTGCTGGTTTACTTGAAATTGGCTGGCCGATTGGCTTAAAAATATCGCAAAACCCAGAAACCCGATGGCAAGGCATCGCAATAGCTATTACATTTATGGTCGCTAGTGGCTTTATGTTGTGGCTTGCCCAAAAGCAAATATCAATGGGCACATCATACGCCGTATGGACAGGTATTGGCGCTGCCGGTACGTTTTTAGTCGGCATATTGTTTTATAACGATGCCGCAACGTTTGGTCGTATTGCGGGAGTATTAATGATTATTAGTGGTGTGATAACGCTAAAGATTAGCTCTTAA